The proteins below are encoded in one region of Triticum aestivum cultivar Chinese Spring chromosome 1B, IWGSC CS RefSeq v2.1, whole genome shotgun sequence:
- the LOC123131663 gene encoding uncharacterized protein isoform X2: MGAETNLSSPQLDPTKSRESVTLLNDDQNWMSALRERKINSLIELDVETGLIICSIQMDIYTVQYTWLSVTKAWSRLLAWSLINGRLARCSTHDVHFCQHRMAYKENMKSPSDL, from the exons ATGGGAGCGGAGACGAACCTCTCGTCGCCGCAGCTAGATCCGACCAAGTCGCGGGAGTCGGTGACCCTACTCAACGACGATCAG AACTGGATGTCGGCGCTGCGGGAGAGGAAAATCAATTCTCTAATTGAACTGGATGTCGAAACTGGCCTTATTATCTGTTCAATTCAGATGGACATATACAC GGTTCAGTATACGTGGCTGAGTGTGACAAAAGCTTGGAGCCGGCTATTGGCATGGTCGTTGATAAATGGGAGACTGGCGAGATGTTCTACACACG ATGTGCATTTCTGCCAGCATAGGATGGCGTACAAGGAGAATATGAAGTCACCAAGTGATCTGTAG
- the LOC123131663 gene encoding uncharacterized protein isoform X3 — MGAETNLSSPQLDPTKSRESVTLLNDDQNWMSALRERKINSLIELDVETGLIICSIQMDIYTVQYTWLSVTKAWSRLLAWSLINGRLARCSTHGEMFYT, encoded by the exons ATGGGAGCGGAGACGAACCTCTCGTCGCCGCAGCTAGATCCGACCAAGTCGCGGGAGTCGGTGACCCTACTCAACGACGATCAG AACTGGATGTCGGCGCTGCGGGAGAGGAAAATCAATTCTCTAATTGAACTGGATGTCGAAACTGGCCTTATTATCTGTTCAATTCAGATGGACATATACAC GGTTCAGTATACGTGGCTGAGTGTGACAAAAGCTTGGAGCCGGCTATTGGCATGGTCGTTGATAAATGGGAGACTGGCGAGATGTTCTACACACGGTGAGATGTTCTACACATGA
- the LOC123131663 gene encoding uncharacterized protein isoform X4 yields the protein MGAETNLSSPQLDPTKSRESVTLLNDDQGSVYVAECDKSLEPAIGMVVDKWETGEMFYTRCEYRNGKWVHADHMPI from the exons ATGGGAGCGGAGACGAACCTCTCGTCGCCGCAGCTAGATCCGACCAAGTCGCGGGAGTCGGTGACCCTACTCAACGACGATCAG GGTTCAGTATACGTGGCTGAGTGTGACAAAAGCTTGGAGCCGGCTATTGGCATGGTCGTTGATAAATGGGAGACTGGCGAGATGTTCTACACACG ATGTGAATACAGGAATGGAAAATGGGTTCACGCTGATCACATGCCAATATAA
- the LOC123131663 gene encoding uncharacterized protein isoform X1, with product MGAETNLSSPQLDPTKSRESVTLLNDDQNWMSALRERKINSLIELDVETGLIICSIQMDIYTVQYTWLSVTKAWSRLLAWSLINGRLARCSTHDVNTGMENGFTLITCQYNHYEIKLMPT from the exons ATGGGAGCGGAGACGAACCTCTCGTCGCCGCAGCTAGATCCGACCAAGTCGCGGGAGTCGGTGACCCTACTCAACGACGATCAG AACTGGATGTCGGCGCTGCGGGAGAGGAAAATCAATTCTCTAATTGAACTGGATGTCGAAACTGGCCTTATTATCTGTTCAATTCAGATGGACATATACAC GGTTCAGTATACGTGGCTGAGTGTGACAAAAGCTTGGAGCCGGCTATTGGCATGGTCGTTGATAAATGGGAGACTGGCGAGATGTTCTACACACG ATGTGAATACAGGAATGGAAAATGGGTTCACGCTGATCACATGCCAATATAATCATTATGAAATAAAATTGATGCCAACCTGA